The genomic window AGAGGATCCTTATTCAGCCTGTCTAAAAAATAACTACCGTTTAAATCTCACCCCAATCCTAACTGTAATCCAGAAAAATCTACGCTTGATCCCGTCAAAAACGAAAGGAGGAACCCGCATTGGAAAAGTTTTTTCGATTGTCAGAAAACAGGACAACCTTTAGGACGGAAATTCTGGCCGGCCTCACTACCTTCCTTACCATGGCCTATATCATTTTTGTCCAACCGGCCGCCCTCTCGGGGTCCATGTTCGGCTTCAAGACAGGAATGGATTTCGGCGCCCTGACAACTGCGACATGCCTTTCGTCAGCCCTGGCCTGCCTTGTCATGGGTTTGTATGCTAGATACCCGATTGCTTTGGCACCCGGGATGGGCGAAAATTTCTTTTTTGTCTTTTCGGTCATGCCTGCAGCGGCCGCCGCCGGGTTTGCCAATAGCTGGCAGGTGGCGCTAGGTGTCGTATTTATCTCCGGCGTGCTTTTTTTCGTGGTTTACCTGCTCGGTATTCGGGAACAGATTTTTAACGGCATCAGCCCAAGCATGAAAAACGCCATTGCGGCCGGCATCGGGATCTTTATCGCCTTGATCGGCCTGCAGGATGCGGGTCTGATCATCAAGTCCCCGAGTTCCGGAGTTGTTCTTAATGCTCATTTCGCCTCACCCGATCTGATAATTTTTTTCTTTGGCCTCTTTCTTTCTGCGATTTTATTTGCACGACGGGTAAAGGGCGCTATTCTCTGGGGGATTGTAGGGGCTACTATCCTGGCGATTGTCATGAAACTGGCGCTGCCTATTATACCGGCGATCAGCGGTTCCAAGTTAGTCGCCAACTCAATGCTTATGACAAGGTTTAGTTTGGCGCATGGTATCATTTCAGCCCCGCAGTCGCTCGGGCCGACGTTTTTAAAGATGGACCTGGTCCACGCATTATCTATTGCCATGTGGCCGTTTATTATTGTTTTTCTTTTCATGGATGTTTTTGACACAATCGGTACCCTGGTAGGCGTGGGCGAGCAGGCCGGGTTGATCAAGGACAACAAGCTCCCCAGGTTGCGTCAGGCCATGCTGGCCGATCAGACGGGAACCGTTATTGGATCTCTGCTGGGCACGAGCACAGTGACCAGCTATATTGAAAGTGCGGCTGGAGTGGAGGCGGGCGGCAGAACAGGCTTGACAAGCATCATTGTTGCAATCCTGTTCATTCTCACTCTTTTCTTCAGCCCG from Desulfotomaculum sp. includes these protein-coding regions:
- a CDS encoding guanine permease gives rise to the protein MAYIIFVQPAALSGSMFGFKTGMDFGALTTATCLSSALACLVMGLYARYPIALAPGMGENFFFVFSVMPAAAAAGFANSWQVALGVVFISGVLFFVVYLLGIREQIFNGISPSMKNAIAAGIGIFIALIGLQDAGLIIKSPSSGVVLNAHFASPDLIIFFFGLFLSAILFARRVKGAILWGIVGATILAIVMKLALPIIPAISGSKLVANSMLMTRFSLAHGIISAPQSLGPTFLKMDLVHALSIAMWPFIIVFLFMDVFDTIGTLVGVGEQAGLIKDNKLPRLRQAMLADQTGTVIGSLLGTSTVTSYIESAAGVEAGGRTGLTSIIVAILFILTLFFSPLVAMIGSYGVITAPALVMVGAMMMRNAARIEWGEFSESIPAFLVLVGIPFSYSIGDGLALGFISYSIVNLLSGKSKRVSALMYVLSAVLLLYFFLVRSRLG